The following is a genomic window from Falco cherrug isolate bFalChe1 chromosome 9, bFalChe1.pri, whole genome shotgun sequence.
ccacagccaccccacgGGCAGCCCTGCGCAGGGACGGGAggctggcagaggaaggagccTCTGGCTGCCCAGCTTGGgctccctgcaggcaggagtTGGTACCTTTGAGCTCAGTCTGGAGGAGTCGGAGGGCCCCATCATAAATGTACACGGCCAGACGTGAACGCAGGTGGCGGGAGGGAGACCAGGCAGTGAAGAGGTGTGAAGACTCAGATTTTCTCCCACCCAGTAAAACACGGCTGCCAGTGCAGGGCGAGGGGCATCTGCGGGCTGAGCCGAGTGGGTACCCTGGAGGAGGCCCGCAGGGGCTCCCGCTCCTTCCCGATGCTGCGGTTAAAGCTGGGGCTGTGTTTTCCAGAGCCCTCGATCTGGCATCTTTCCCGGGTAGTAAATTCTCTTAAAAACCGAACCAAACAGAGCTTTAATTGTacattctgcttttctcttcactCTGGAATAATGGCAACGGCATTAATACAGTGCTGCATTGAACACGTACCCACAGTGAGGCCGAGGGACCGATTCTGCTTCCCATTATGCAGGGGCACTGCCTCTGGTGAGGCCGATCAGGGTTTAAACAGCGAGCAGGAGCAATGAACTTCTGCTGTTCCCTGCTGTTTGAGTGTGGGCAAAATAAAAGGCCATAATATATGATGCAGTCAGCCAAGAAAGCAATATTACTCTGCCATGTGCACGGTCTATGCCGAGACGAGTCCAGGATCTCATTTCTAAATTCCCATAGGTGCCTCATTTAAACCATCAGCCATAACCTGCTTCTCATTTTCAATACCACTTGGTATTAGAGCTGCAGTGAACTGCTGGTGAGAGATTCTAATTCCTGCAAACAAGCCCCAGTAGGCTTGCAAGGAAAACAGAGAGTTCCCCTCTCGGTTGCCTGCTAGGTTCCCATCTGGCTGTTTTAActttgctattgcttttaaATGTGCCTGTTCCTGCACACGAGGCTTTCAGCTCTACCTCAAGAGACTCCTGGGTTCTCTTAGCGTCGGATTCTGACCAAAACGTAGAGACACACACTGGGTCTTCTTAACAAAAAGGAAGATCAGATTTCACATTACAGTATCTGAAAGATTAATTCCACTTACATGATCATTTCCCTGTGAACCACACTTCTTTCCATCTGGATTTTTCCATCAGGAGGACAAAGAGCCATAGTGTTAAAGCACTACCTGagagaaaagagcaagaagagTTCAGAGATGCTTGctgggagaaaagagaagaaaacccagAGCAGACAAATTTCAAATGCATCGagaggctttttcttttttcacataaATTATATTCTGATCTTATGCTTTGCTCTTTTGAACCATTTAGTTTGTCAGCTTTTGATTCAGGGAATTTAGGATATTTGGCTGCAGGAGCTTTCTGTATCATGTTATTGTTCACTAGTGTTTGTGTTATTGTAGGAACTACAGGTGCAGCCGAACTCGGTGCCCTGCGGTGCCCGAGGCTAGCAATAATCTCACGCAAGACCTTGTTATTGAGAGACACCTGTCCCCGGCTGGGCTGGTATCATAACcacaagcagagctgtgccagctaGGAAGGTGCTTGCGAAAGGGAGAGGAACGATGACTTGGGGCCCAACTTACGCCCTGCTACGGACTCCTCCTGGGGCTTCAGACAGTCATTTCATCTCTTTGCGCCTCAGTCTGGTCTTTAGGAGACAGCAGGTAACAACCACGGCACAATGGCAAGAGGCTTGCTCTGTTACAGCAGGGAAAATGAGGGGCAGGCAGATAGGTGGCTGCTCAGGTagtttgtgttcatttttaattcaagaAAACGCATTTTTCTCAACCAATTTTTCTCAAGCTACTTCatcttgtttaaatattttaaaagattttgtgCAATGCTGAAGTAAAATTCCAAAAACAAAAGTAACTTTGAATAGAAAGATGGAAACGGTCATTTTTTTGGCAATAACAAGATGAACCATTTCAAACCTACAATATTGgagggtttgcttttttccccccccccagaacTTTGCTGAGTTTTCTTTCACTGGAATCTGCAAATGCAACACAAATCTGCTAAATGCTTTAGCCAATTCAAGTCAGTGGgggttgtgtgggttttttgcctttgccAGAAAAATCTTCAGTAGAATAACGGCAATTGTTTCCAGCGCagaaagggggggggtgggggggtggggtgtcagGGAATAAGCCTTGCAGACTGTAGTAACTCAAGTGGCCAGATAATATCAGGGAGATACAGAGCTCAGCTAGGGTGTTGTAGATGAGGTCCCATGGAATGACTGAGTCCCTTGGGAGCCGCGTTCAGCTGGACGTGGACAGCGTGCGGAGCGACCCCCGCAGCCCTTCCTGGGCGCTCCCCGCAGCCTCTGCCCCACAACGCATCTCGTCCCCCCCGGGGAAAGCCGAGCCCCCGTGACCCCTCAGTTCAGCCATGGGGCCAAACAGGCCCTGGCCATTTGGGGTGCACCCCGGTGCTCTGCCTGTTTGGGAACTGATGCGCAGTGATGGAACAGTTCTAGAGCTTGCACTACCTTGTGTGAGGCTAATACATCTGGATTGCCCTTAAAACCTCTCTCTGGGCTTGAATGTCTCCTATGAGTggaagtctttttttgttgttgttgctttttttgggggcgtgtgtgtgtgtgtgttttgttttgtgtggtgttttgggttttttgttgttgttttggttttggttttttttttttgttgctgctgttttgtttttaagaagaaaaaaaaaaagaaaaaaaaagaggaagagaaaggaagatagAAAGAAAGAACCTAACGAGATAGTCTTTCAGTACTTCCAGGCTAcggtttaaaagaaaagtaatcCTATCCAGCTTGCATGGTCTAGATCTCTACACAAAACATTAGTGACCTTGTAAgacatggattatttttttttccagttacaggggctcctgccctcctgcagtCACTGGCTGCTTCCAACTAGAGCAGCTTCTGGGAGCCACCCAGAGGGAGAAGCTTAGAGAAATTTAATCAGCGGCAGCACTTTTGCTAGCTTTGCAGTATCTGAAAgtaggaggagggagggggggaacccTCAGCAAAGTCCCTGGccttcaattaaaaaattcatATTACTTTTCTCATTAGTCCAATCATCTGGTATAACTATTTCCAAGCTTACCCTGAAGGCCCTGCAGAGCATTTCCATTCAAGGCCAGGGCGGCGCAGGACGCAGCGGCATGCTCGGCAGGAGCTACGCTTCGCATCGACACGAGGAGCTCGCTTGTCTGGCACTGGGCGTGCGAAGCAAACCCCGCTGGCGCACTTGGAGAGAGCACTGCCCTACGAAAGGGAGCTTGGTTGCAAAGCGCTTCCCTGGCTGCACCGGCTGGAGTCGCCTTTGAAGTTTCACCAGCACCAAACGACTCGGTTCTTGGAGAACCTCCTCAAAGTCAGGTTTTGAACGAGAGGCCTCGCAGTGTAATTCTGCTGATcatccctttccctctctctgctaAGCCCCTCCACTGCTGTAACTGGCTGACAGCTACGGCAGAAGTTTAAGGCAGTGAGGGCTAGGAGAACTGCAAGTTCAGCATCCATCTGCCAGCCTCCACAACTTCAGCCTCTGAACACATGCAGCGACTGAGGGTCAGCCACGCTCCTTGAAAATGAGCCTGTGGCCTTATGAATCTCCTGATGCAGAAGCTGTATTATCTTTTTCTTGATTTCCTTTTACTGCCTCAGCTTAACGTTCTGTGTCGGTGAAAGTACAAACAGGTCATCATGACGATGCTGGTACTAACTCTTGAGCATAGTGCATGACTTTTGCAAGGCAGTAAAACTTGTAGGGCAATGCACAATACCTTTTCCTGTGCTATTCTTCATGCTAATCTGTGCTGGGATTGCACAATGTACTCCTCTGCCACAGCTCTTGGTGTTATGTTATCTGCCCTGAAAAATTCATGGGCTTTTTATCCCTATATTCCTCTTGACTTCCCTgcagttcttttctttcatcattaaaagtaaaaccagtcagctttttttccatctctcccaTCATTTTTATTGCGCTTTTCATATTTTGCTTATTAAGTAGTTACCCTAGGGAGACTTCCTTTTTATGGGAACATACAAAAAGCTATAACTGCTCTTACCAtttgtggggaggagggagaaagaggcaGGAGAAGCAAATTTAGGCTGAGGTCACAGAAATATATGGGGCATGTTCAACCATATGCCTTGCCTCCTCTCTACTTCTTTTTCCACAAGCAACAAGATATACTCCCTTGCTTTCTGCTTGTTCCCCAAATCAGCCTACACTGTTAAAGGTAACGTACCTGGATGTTTGGACAAAGTTgtggttgttggttttgaaGCACCATCCACCTGGCTGCcgctgctgtggggcaggggatggAGTAGATGACTTCCAAAGGTCCCATCTGCACCCATCTGCTAGaattgctgaaaaaataaacccaaagtCCAGATTTAGGAATTCAGGCATTAGAGTGAAAGCTGATGCTGCATCAGGATAAACACCGGCCACTCCACTTTGGGAAGAGTTCTGATGTGGCTCCCATGTTGATTATGGCTTTAAACCCACACAAGCGACCAAAGAAAGCTCATCAATGTTCTCCAGGGGCAAGAACAGCAGTTCAAGGTAATGAGATCCTGGCAGGAGAAATGCTCCTAAAGTCTCAGAGAAGGGACTGCTCAGATATCTTTGAACTCTTGCTCTCGACTgagctctgctccaggctggccTGGCTGGCTTGAGCCTGACTGGGTCTAAACCAGCAGACAACGCTGCCAAAGGGATGCCCGTATTCCACTGCATGGTCTGTGAGGGAGCAAAACAGTCCTAGATGGAATTCTCAATGGGGCAACAAAGCCAGAACTTTCAGTTCTATATTTCGCCCAGGTTcagatactctttttttttttttttttttttttttttccctcacctCCCAGGCAAGTACCCTACCCCTCAGACAAGAGAAACACCCTCTCCCTAGAGGCAAATAGCTATCACGTTATTTATACAAAGTGGAACAGTTCCCAGAAGAGGGACTGAGACAGACAGACGCAAGTATACCAGTACAGCTGAGCATTCAGGGGTATTCacctgagagagagaaaaaaactaGTTCAAATTCTCTCAAGTCCTATTTGTATACATACAGACACATATATAGATATGTACATATGCGTGTGAAAATCTGCTCATATGTATAGccatatgtatgtgtatacatgtgtataaaaatacatccctgtaaatgaaagaaaattgcatgcacacacattttttatacatgtacacacacactaTATGAGTGTCTAGATATGTCTTATGTCCACCTCCTAAGATTTCCACCTTGGCCCTAGAAGTTTTTTTAAGTATAAGTCAGTCCAATGATtgattctttcaaaaaaacttCCAGTTCTAACTAACCAGAATTAAGTGTGCACAAACACTTCGATAACTCTCTGACATAAAGTACCGGAGCTTTCCTGCACACACTTATCAGCACtacagtaacagaaataatacCTGCACCTACGAGGTTCAGCCAGCGCTGCGTTCGGGTGGCACAGGATGTTCTTTTTCAACAGCATTACTTGACAAGAAATTAAATCACACCgcctcatgctgctgctgctttctcagggGATGAATTACATGCCTGCAGAGTCCTACCACCGACTCAATCCTGCTCCCTGGATGCTTTTAGCAACACCTGCAAGCCCTGCTGCACACACTagttaaaataatgtaatgctATTTGGAGGGTAATGAACAGGACTACTTCCTAGGGAATATAATTTCTGTATGAAAATTTCCtcttatttcatttcagaaaagctgtctGTGATACAGCCCGAGTGCATGCAAGAGAGCAGCAAGATGCCTCACACCAGAGACTCTCCATCTCCGaccagcagtgcagggagcagagcttcCTACGAAACCCCAGCGTTACCAGACCTCCAGCGGCTCTGTTGGTTCAGAGGAGGGTCTGATAATCATGTGGACCAAGTCTGGCCAAATATTTACCTGGGAGATGCGTAAGAACATATGGTCCTATCATTAAGCTATTACTGGtccctgggaggaggaggaggaggggggggtaTGGTACACTGGGGAGCCCCTTTTGGGTCTGCAGGAATGTTTTTGTGATACAGGCTTCCAAAACTCGTAACGTGAGGAGCCTGGATGTTGTGAAAAACACGGCACACGGGTCGGTGACTTACTCAGTGTGACTGAGTTGGGGTTTCTATATTCTGTGAACCACAGCGGATTTGGCAGGGGAAGAATTATTTGTCTTCTAGACAAAAATCCTTAAAGAACCCATCCCAAATTGATGTCAGTTCTGAGATGTGTTATCTGCCCTGGAAACTGTGCTCTAAGGCAGCAGAGAAGGGCATAGGAGCCCTCCCACTCcaacaggagcagcaggaccAAGAGCCAGATGGAAGAGGGCCCAAATGAACTATACAACAGGGCTTTTGCCAGTCCAAATCCCAGCTTCCTTTCAAAGAtggtaaaactgaaaatatcaaACAGGATTTTTTGTGCAAACACCTTAATCTTGTGATCACTTCTATTCATTGCTATTTCCTTCTATTTGGATTATTGCAGGTTACATAGCCCATtttccccagctcctcctcatGAACACCTCAGTTAAGGATCATAGTTTTGCAGAATAACTTCAGTCCCAGTTCATGGTgggaagcaggggaagagcCCAGCTGGTGAGCACGATACGGCCGCTCCACATTTGAACCAGGAACGAGGGGCTGCTGCACCTCTGTGGGTTCTTGCCCTCACGACTCACACACACTACGAATGAGAGATGAACTCTAGAACGTGCTAAACAACTATTTACAGGAAAACCTTGACCACTTTATACCATCAGCCATGTTCCCAGGGATTAACTGCTGGGAGGCATTTGCTTAACTAACAGCCCCCCACTGGCAAACCCGCGCTCTTGCTGCTCTCACGCCACCATATCGCATTTTTCACATGCAAAGCACTATGGGCTTCTCGAAGCCTGCTACCCTGGAAGCAAGGTGCAGTTCCTGCCTTCTTCCCTAGCGGGAGGAAGCACTGACTTTAAGCCATGCTATTTTAGCAGCACATTAGGAGCGTTGCCAATGAGCCCTTCATGTCTTTCAACAGGTGGGCTGCTAGGAGCAAAACCACTCTTCAAAGCCTCAACATTACTCATATCCTCAATGCAGCAGATGGGCCATATAGCATCAACACGGGAGCCAAATATTACGAAGATCTGCAAATAGAGTACTACGGAGTAGAAGCATTTGATGATCCTTCCTTTGATTTAAGTATCTTCTTCTACGATGCTGCCAATTTCATAGGCAAAGCCTTAAACACTTCAGGAGGTAAGAGGGAGGCAAAGAGAAGCTTTGGGAGGAAGTTTCAAAGAGCCAAATGGCTTCTCcttgcaggagcaggcagccagcaaagcTCGGATTCAGCACACAGTGTGGAAGGCACACTGGAAACCGCGGCGCAGAGGATGGGAGGAGGGTGCCCGCGCCATGCCCTGCGTGGAAGGGGCAGTGGCCAGGTCCCCgggagctgggggaggctggcagcacccaaCCCAGCACGGTGGAAGGACGGACCAACTCcaggagagggaagggcagaagTTACGGCACTGCAGGTGCTCCCCCATGGGTCCATCCCGCAGGCATTGGTGGGATCCCTGTGCCTCCACACGTACATCACACCCCTCGCACGGTGGCAAGGCTCCAGCCTGGCAATCCTGCCCCGCAcgccgcagccccgctcccctTGGGATGCTCTCGGCTGGGAGCGTCGGCACTTCAGCGCTGCCTTAAATGTTTCACATGCTTAAGTGCTTCATGGAATTGGAGCTTTATTCAGGCTGTCTATTAAGctagagaagcagcagaagttaATGAACTAAGTAAAAAACTATGAGCCTGACCCACAGCCTGCTGAATTTTTGTCAGCAGAGTTTGGATTATGGCCTAGTTATCATAATTTCCATTTGTTCCAGAGTTTGCTCCGACTCTGACTGGCTGCGAGATCGCTGCTTTCACTGGAGTGCTTTATTAAATCCCCAGTTATAGCTCACACTGGGCTGCTGAGATACAGTAAATTATGAGTCCATTTTTACAGGCAGACTATCCTACAGAGTTTATGGGACTTGCCAGTGATCGCGCTCAGGGCTGGACCAAAATTTTCTGccaaaaatgttttgggtttggtttcgggttttttttccacaaaaaactATACTAACAAGTTTAGTTGCAGAAAGCTTTCCCTTCCCCAgaatatttcagctgttttaatCTGATGCCTAAGTTAGATGCATGAGGGCATTATGAGATAACGCCTTGCCTGAGATGTATGGCGCGATGGTGTGCCAACCCGCCCTGAAAACAGGAGTAGCCACTAATTTCCCAACTTGTCTCTAGTAGGTTTTGTCCTCCTTGTGTCCTTCTTGCTTTAGAATTGCTAAAGCCCGCTCACATTGCTGTGCCTcgcttgttgtttttttctgcaggtaaGGTATTTGTTCATTGCGCCATGGGGGTCAGCCGCTCCGCATCACTCGTGCTTGCCTTTTTAATGATCCATGAAAACATGACACTCGTGGATGCTCTGAAAACGGTGAGTGCTCACAGAGACATCTGCCCGAATTCAGGGTTCCTGAGCCAGCTCCGGGACTTGGACATTAAACTAAACGAAGAGATGAAAGGAACCAGAGCATCTGCTACCAAAGAGCTGTAGGAAAGTATTGCTGAAAGAGGCCAAAACGATATTTGAGTTTCCGGTATCTCTTTTAAATGAATTGCAATTGTAAACTAAGGATGCAAGTTTATGATACTTATGATAATAACTAGAATGCATGTTATTACTAAAAGTAGATTTTACTTgatctttccatttttcaaagcCCTCTTAGATCATACTTACGATTGGTTGGATATTGTATCCTTCACTCTCCACCTTAAAACATTGCTCTCTgctggtaaaataaaataaataaattaaaaaaaaggtatcgGGTTCCACTTCAGAAATAGCTGTGTTTCAGCAACTAGTGAAGCTCGTATCACTTTATGAAGTGTTAGGCTATTTGAGGTGAAAGATGCCATATTATTTATGTTACAATAATACTTAGAAGTTTTCTTATGAGCCAGCCCCCCACCCTTTTGCTCCCCACATCGAAAATGGTTTGTATTTTGAGACTTGAATCTGGCACTGGTTAGTTCTTGCTTTTACAGTTGGTGGAGCCCCTGATTCGGGGCTAGGAGGCTGTTtaaaggcagagcagctgggaaacaaCACAAGCCACTCTTTAAGAAACTATTCCAGATCTCtctatggtggtttttttccccccctttgaCTGTTCatcagattattatttttcttctgtgaaaatgcatttgtttgaGAGGACATCCAAATATTGCTCATCATCCCTAGTAAGTGTCATCCAAGAGCTGCTGTGGAAAATGCTTCTGAAGAGGAAGGTGGGTTCCCAGCCGAGCCCCGGAAGGGCTGCATGGGCAGGGGGAGTGGGTGCAGGGCACCATTTGACAACAAAGTTCAGCATATCCCAAATTTGCCTGACagttcagtgttttaaaacttgGGATGttctttctcaaaaataaagGTCATCGTTAACATTGATTGCGACATCGTGTTCTGTGGCATTTGCTTTTGTGAGGGGACTCGAGTGAAAACTGAAGGGACACAGGAATAGCAAGGGAGGTGCTGACAGGCATCAGGCTTTCATCTTTGTGTCTCTGGGCCACCATAAGAGTGCTCAATAGTTACTGTCATCTGATGGACCAGTGCTGCCTGGAAGAACATCTGGCTCTCTGTTCCCAGTGGACAAACATTCGCAGCACAAAGCCAGCTCAGGGATGGCAGTTCTTTGCATTCCAAGTACCAAACTGGGGAATGCAAAGGCACGAATACTCCCCACCGTGTGAGCTAGCTACTCATGAACAGAACAGCAACAAGGGAAAACATTCCTTGCCGTTCCCAGTGCTGTCTACAAGGCAGATTCCTGCCTGCAGGACAGACAACTCAGCACCTTTTGTAACGCACTATGGCAACATCCCCATCTGCCAGGCGggccaggctccagcagcacaAAGCGCAGCACCAGGGGCCTGACCCTCATGCCCAGGGCATCTCTGGGGGCTTTGCTTTGGGCTGGCCCCGTGGCTTGGCCACCCCCGcgcagcagggcagcagtgccGCAGCGCTTCGCTGCTTTACTTCCCTGCGTGGGGAGACCCATGCCTGAGCTCCAGGGCAGCTCTACAAGTGCAACACCCCCACAGCGGGCAGGAGCGGGCAGCTTGGAAGTCTCCTTCAGACCCAAATGAAAAACATCACCTGCGCGCCACGGTTAGCCTGAGAAACCCATTTCAAGTCACAGAACAAGTGGCAGGGGGACACGGCGGATCTGGCTGTAGAGatgcccccagccccaagcaCAAGACCCACAGTTCCTTATGCTCCCCACCCACAGGAAAACCCTCCtcgccagcagcagcagccatttACCCAGCCAGTTTCAGCTGCAGTGCAATGGGCGCAGCTGAAGACACACTCACTGGTGGTACGAGGGTAGTCACCCGTTAAACCCAGTTCGTACCATAAAAACTTACCGCGTTTGCAAAATACCGACTGCTGCAACGGGAAAAGCTGCATCCTGCTGGGGTGATAAATCACTGCGGAATAAGGGGCAGGGTGCGATTTCTCTCGCTGCGGGGTAAGACGCTCGGGCCTCCCCGCTAAAAGCGCAGGAGCa
Proteins encoded in this region:
- the LOC102057132 gene encoding dual specificity protein phosphatase 13-like; its protein translation is MGKQRRPNFPRPGKALLWNNCSGLNRLSPWCDISVLPLKPNEKLSVIQPECMQESSKMPHTRDSPSPTSSAGSRASYETPALPDLQRLCWFRGGSDNHVDQVWPNIYLGDAWAARSKTTLQSLNITHILNAADGPYSINTGAKYYEDLQIEYYGVEAFDDPSFDLSIFFYDAANFIGKALNTSGGKVFVHCAMGVSRSASLVLAFLMIHENMTLVDALKTVSAHRDICPNSGFLSQLRDLDIKLNEEMKGTRASATKEL